A segment of the Triticum urartu cultivar G1812 chromosome 1, Tu2.1, whole genome shotgun sequence genome:
ATAGTGTTCGTACcgaactacggtcacatatatttagaaaagatggtaagatttctactatttctcttcagtgcatcttttgcatacattattttttaaagctaaacttcattgctaagtatgttactatacgatatttttcaacagggacttccgatgaatgttgtgcctgattggatcgagactaaaggtaccatgaatattgttagcttacgaccaagatatcctacaatgcactttagtgcattcaggttTTCTATTAGCaatgaatgcttaatagtaaaagactggagcaaaattgtgaacgatcgcagagaagtactagggggcagcaatcagaagcgcaacccacgattagaAGACAGGTtaatctgcatgctccaatatgataaATCAGGAAAggtatacatgttctatgctatttttacctgagagagagcagcaggagtgattagctagttcatgctcttagtacttgtgctctcatgtccgtgttcttcgtcctgaacttaatctcaaagagtgatttgcttttgtggtgttatgaacgcttataatatcattaccatgttgaactcgatgatatctttgcttctggtacTAGTGAATAtttcttctttaagctagtgttggtggtgattagatagcagtaatgactatatgatgattaagtagtggtaatgagacgactattatatgatgatttttagctagctatgaaaactgttgttggtgatgatatatatgatgcatgagtttttatattaatatgatgatgatgatgatgatgagttattatatcatttatgaaagaaaccgcagattagtttcaactggatggattctagctaagtgatcaagtatatgccatatccatattacctcgatcacttaattaggtgatcaagtataatatggatatggcatatacttgatgacttagctgggatccacatgcatccagtcaaactaatctgtggtactttcacctaatgatttaacaattcattataatgtaaaacaatcactaaattaaattgaaaacacaaaattaaagtaaaaataaaaaataaaatcaaaacacacccaaacatttagtactggttggtgttaccaaccggtactaatgtcctacgcgcccCCGGAGCTgactcgtgccacgtggttgccctttagcgccggttcgtgcggAACCGGtactaggggggggggggctttagtccccacagtttagtgccggttaccgaaccgacactaaagggccttacgaaccggtgctatagcccggttctgcactagtgtttTACTCTCCCTGGTATATTAGAACAGAAGTTTTGGCTAAACATAATCACTCCATTCCTCAAAAGCTTAAGGTTCTAGTGGATTCTGCTAATCCCCATATCAATGTAACTAGTGTATACACTTTCTTATGGTGTCTTTGGAAAGCACGGAATGATGCCTTGTTTGGTAGAAAGTTTTGTAAACCATCACAGGTATACCCGGTGGCAAATGCGATCTTACAAGGCCCAAAACTAAAAGATGAGATGGCAGGAACTGTTGTTGTACAACGATCATCAACCACACAAGACCCATCTTTAGTTGCAGGACAAGGAATTTTCTGTGATGCGGCCTGGACAAATGAGGACAATATATGCAACCATCACCAGCAGGTATCGTGTCATCATCCAACTTGGAGAAAATGGTCATTGTTAGTAGCTGCAGGCTTCAGCTATGTCTCCTCCTGTCTCATCCGCTCTCCAAGTTGAAGCGTACGGGCTTCTATTGGCCACAATGTTAGCACAAAGTCTTCACATCCCGGAACCACAATACTACACGGATTGCTCCATACTCGCATCGGCAGCTGCAGCGAGTTCCATCTTCCAAGTCACAAGTCACTCGAACATAAGGCCCATTCTTACTTGCATACATGTGTTGTTATCTTTTATCCACACCAGAGTAGCACACAGGTGTTTTAATGTCAAAACACATCATCAAGCAAAGTTAGTGATCAAAATTGAAAATAGGCCTCTAGCCTTTCGTTGTATCTCTTCAGATGCATAGGACATTGTATTGCGAGAGATGTGTCCTCGCCATGTCAAGTGTGAGACCATTCGCACTACTCTCTATAAAATGTTGGTAATGGAATAAAATCTTTTGTTGgtcaaaaaaatataaaaaagcaTTAAAATGCATGGGTTCATTTGGATTGTGCAGAGCAAAATACTGAAATTTGAGTTTGATTTTTTTGTAGGGCGTTAGAAATGCATATGAATATGGTAGATTACCGTTTCCGAACCAACATTGTTTCATTACTATACTATGTCTGATTCCGCATAATCCGATCTGAATGTCTTTTTAAGTCGTTTTCTTTTATTTGAGACCCATCATCACTTCGCCATGTCAATTAGAACGTGCGCGTGCGCTAACCAACCTATACTTGGATGGTTAGAAGTACAGTGGTATCCCTAACCCACCAGAATTCAATTTCTGGTGTTCTTATTATTCTGGATTTGTTTTAGAATTTCCGACGATGCGCCTTCAATGGAAGAAGACGTTATCGTCGACTACGAGACGCCTATGATGACTTCGTCAATTTCAAAATGATATATCAACTCAATCTCTCATAGGTGCTCATAAGATAAGGTGTTTGTGTCTTCATAAAAGTGATATATATGAGCGCCCATGTATGTACTGTGTTTAAAAGAAAAGAGTGTGCCCGCGCTCTAGAGCCGAGTACTCCTCTAGAGCCCACCGTCACGCTCGGTCCAAAACCGACAGCGTACACACAGAGAGGCAGCTGGCTCGACCGTTCTGGGCCATCATTTCTTGGCCTCTTCGTGAAAGTGTGGTTGTCATCACCGGCGGGTGTGGCCGTGGCAGTACCACGTCCAAAagtttccaaatcatgcatgcaCCCATCCGTCGTACGTGCTCTGCCTGATGAAGCCGTACGTACGTGTAGAcaaattagctagctagctacggACGGGCCTCATATTAGTTTAGCTGGCGCGTGCCGTGTGTTGTTGACATCCACACCACATGTGTGCATGCATCGTCCCTCTCCATCAAATTTTCTAGTTAGGTGGTATGCGCGCGTGCCGTGTCGTTGATCTCCATGCATGTAAGTGTGCATGCTCCTTCGATCAATTGCTTTTCTTTCATCAAACCTATATCGTTGTAGCCAAAATACATTGATGTGTGTGACAGCACAAGCTACCGTTTCGTGCTGATACATGCACCCGTATATCCGCCCACACAATCTTGCTGCTATATACCTATACGTGCGGCTGTGCTTTGAGGCCGAGGGTATCTGACAAGCCAAGAGCAAGGCCAATTGTATATCCAACTTATTATGACTATATGTTGTTGTCATGCCATCTACATGTATCATTTATATTCTCTTATATAGAAAGGTTGGCTATAAGAACAATTCTAGTAGAATCGTCATATCTGTGATGGCCATAATGCATATGAAACGCGGTTCAATAGCGCTTCCATAGACCACCCGGGATTTTGCTAGCCCAAGCCCATATACTTCCAGTCTAAATACAAATACAGCCAAGCTACAGTCCTTTTAACTCTTCACCGGCGGCTATTTGTTTCTCAATTTCTTATTTCGTGCTTCAGGCGTCGTTTGCTTCAGTTTCGGTACATAGTGTAAACCCTCTCCCAATGTTAGGTAAGTTGGATGGGCCATCCTTTTAACTCTTcaccggttttgggaaccttctagaggTAGCCTCCAATTTTTGGGGGGCTGGTTTCTCTATTTTTTTACTTAGGTTTTGTTTGGTCGGTTTCACATTCTTCTTTTTCGTctttgtttttttttcctttttcatgTTTTCGTTTCTCTTTTTTGGTTGGGTTTGGATCCATTTCTTGGAAGCTTGTGGAAGTTTTCTCACAGACTTGGAAGCTTCTAGAAGCTTCAGACTGCCTTTTGATATCTTTTTATATGTATTTTTCtgttttatattattttgtttttaaaaataatttgaacaattttaaaattcatgaaatttttcCTAATTTGTGAACTTTCCAAAATTTAATGAGCTTTTTCAAATCTGGGAACCATTTTTCAAATTTATGAACTTTTAAAATTCATGATATATTAAAATTCATCAAAAAATCCAATGCATGAACACTTTTCAAACCTATGAACTTTTTCAAATCCACAAACTTTTTCCAGgttcatgaacttttttcaaattcacaaaAATTAAATTCGTATTTTTTTCACATTAATTACCTTTTCTCAAATTCATTAACCTTTTCAAATCGGTGAATGTTTCCaaaatttatgaacattttttattttaaaaattGATAGCCGGTTTTGTTTTGTAAAATAATATAGCGCAAGTAGCTATCTAAATCAGACAAGTAAGgttttttctttgaaaaaaagATAAGAATAAGAGGCTCACCATGGTGGTGCCGGGGACGAAATAGCGcaggcgatcgacggcggtgaggATGGAGACAGGGATGGGACGGCACCCTACACATGTGCAAACTAAGAAGTAGTTAATTTGAGATCAAATTGTGCATCTAAATCAAATAAACTCACACACATATACACTCCTCCACTAAAACCCATAAACCACTCTATTTCTAGAGCATTTTAATGAGCTAAACCAGCAGTGAGAGATGAAAGGATGAAGTTGCTAATCTTTTAGAACACTTGTGCAGTTGGTGCACCGCCAAACCTAGAGAAATCTTGAGGAAAATGCCGCTTGGAgatcgagcttggagaggagaaagcttaagtgtggcttgggcatttcatcgaacacctcatgtgcgtTGGAGGTGAGAGTAGAGCAGCACACACCTCCCACATGCCCGCTGACCAAAAAAACAGAGGAGTGAGGATGCAAGGACGAGCATATATATAGGCATCTCTTTAGTCCTGGTTGATGGCTAGAACCGGGACAGAAGACTGACCATTAGTCTGAGTTCCAGCCACCAATCGGGACTAAAGAGGCTGCGCCAGGAGTGAggtcctttagtcccggttcatgtctgGAACCAGGACTAAAGAGGTCAGACGAATCGGGACTAGTGTCTGCCGAGGCCCGGCCGGTGCCCTGGCTGCTCGAACCGGGATTGATACACCCATTAATCCCGGTTCATAACACGATTGGGACTAATGCTTTGATCTAGTTACTGGTGGCCATTTACTACTGCTATAATACTGATAGTAACATCTTTACTACGTCCTACAGTCCTGGTTACTCATGGTAGGAATTAACAATTGGGCTGGGCACTTTTACGATGTTACGATGGTCAAGTACGATGAAGTGACATGTAGGCGCGCGAGGGATGGCTCTATTAATTAGCGCCTGGTGATGGTAACCTGTTACTATTCTTTTTTCTCGGAGGAAGTTGGCAAAGCGCGTGGAGTAGTTTTGGTCGTAAGACGTTACGGTCAGTTTTCAATAATGCTAAACATACAAAGAGTTATACATAATTATACGCTGATTATGATTTTTTTATCTACTAATCAATCATAAACTTGCACCCTGCTGATTTTCAGGGGGTTGGCCGCCTTCCTACTTATTGACCAATCAAATTAATCCTTTTTGTAAAATCTTATAACTCGTTTGTACGTTTAGCATTACTCGTCAATTTTATCCCACGTCGTGCGCGCCCTTCGGCCTAGTTAGCGCGTCGGGCTACTTAACGCGTACTGGCCGACTGGTTCGAAGTGGCCGCAGCATAGGATAGGCCACAATGCGCTCACACATAGTTTAGCAaatctatatatatatacactTACCCCCTGTAATTTTTGTACCAAGAAAAAACAATACAAAGTATACGAACGGCTTGACACGAGCCTTTGGCCATCATCAACAAGTCTATCGATCAGTTTGTTTCCTTCGCAAGTGTTTCGGCGACGACGCTGAAGTACATCGATCCAATCGATCGAATCGTCGCTAGGTGAAGCCTGCTCCACGAACGGAAGTTGGCGGCTGGGTACACACACGTACGCTAGCTTCCCGTAGGTCAATCAAGCAGCTAGCTGGGTTGTTTGCATTGCTAGCTTTGTACGTGCGTCTCTATATGGCTCCTGTGGTGATTTGATCTAGAGTTTAAAAAACAACAGTCTCCACTAACACTGCCACTACGCATGCATGATGTGTGCAACCTAGCTCCATACAAATAAGCCACTAGGACCGTACCAATGCCGCACGCCAGAACCAACATACTATCTTCGCATTTTTTTGCaagtcacacacacacacacacacacacacacacgcacacgcacacgcacacgcacacacacacacacacacacacacaccaccgCAGCAAAGTAGTTCCGGCGGGTATTACATCGCCGGCGCCATGGCCGACCGGAGTAAGAAGCCGTACGTGGTGGCAGTAGCAATCCAGGCCATCTACACGGGCCTCTTCGTCGTCTCTAAGGCTGCCTTTGACAGCGGCATCAACACCAATATCTTCATCTTCTACCGCCTCGCTGCTGCCACCGCGCTCCTCCTCCCAATCGCGCTTATCGACTCCATTTGCCGCAGGAGCCGATCAACCACGGCAACACCTGCACCAGCATTGTCATGCCGGCTGCTCTTCAAGCTCTTCCTATACGCCTTACTTGGGTATATACATATATTAACATATTAGCTTGTACTTCATCCGTTTCACAATGTAGTGCATacatattttttttgaaaagtcaaCTTCTTTAACCAAATTTGTAGAGAAAGCTATTTATATATACAATACCAAAAATATAAAATATGAAACCACATCTTATGATGAATCTAATGACATATGTTTGGCActctagatgtaaatgtttttctcaaaaaaattGGTCAAAGTTTATGAGGTTCGACTCTTCAAAAAATtaatatgcactacattatggaatgcAGGGAGTATTTGGCAatcctcctcttttctttctttcaaAAATGCAGTCAGAGTTCAAACTCATTTCAACATTGAGTTAATTATTTTACACAAGAGGGATATAATAGGGTTCAAGTTCTTGATACAGACATATTTTGGCCCACACAAATATATCAGTCATTTCCACATTGAGTTTAGACAATTTTTAGCTAAAAAATGAATTTAGTCTGTATCTAGTCCCAAAATTTTATGACAAAAATACCACTGGATATATCCAAATATTGGAAATTTGTTTAAATTCTAGATTGTGGACGACTGTGGTAGCAAGAGGAAGAAAATAATTttcaataataataataattttgATTTTAAGGGGGAAAATGCCACAGTGGGGTCCATGCATGTATCCATACATGAATATTGATTTTTAGGGGGGAAATCTAATAAAAGTTCGGTTTTGATTTTACAGTAGTCCATGCATATGTATCCATACATCAATTTTGCATCCATTGTCATAATTTGGTCATTATACGTGCATGCATATTGCAGGAACACCTTCACCCTGAATGTGTACAACATGAGCTTGAAGCAGACTTCGGCGACGGTGGGGTCAGCGGCCATCAACTCCATGCCCGTTGCCACCTTCCTCCTCGCGGTGCTTCTGCGGATGGAGGCGGTGAAGCTCCGGAACCGCTCTGGATTAGGCAAGCTCACCGGTGTCGCTCTTTGCCTCGCTGGAGTGTTGGTCATCGCCTTCTACGATGGCCCGTCCATACGCCCCCTTGCCCACAACCCCGTCTTCGCTCACAAGCCAAACAGTGTCAGCAGTAGCGCTGCTTGGATCAAAGGCACCTTCCTTCTCATCCTCGCTTGTGCAACCTGGTCTCTCTGGATTGTCATGCAGGTTATAATCAATATATAATTTTGCATGTGCGTGCAATTAATTCTGCAACGCACATGCATGTATGTTAATTTGCTTTTTCTAGTTTATTTATTTGCATATGGTCTTACATGAATGCATGTGTAATGCATGCAGGTTCCATTGCTTAAAGAATATCCAAACAAATTGATGGCCACGGCGCTGCAATGCCTGTTTGGTGCACTTCAGTCCTTTCTCGTGGCAATGGTGGTTGAAAGGGACTTCACCAAATGGAAGCTTGGGCTGGATATTGGCCTCCTTGCGGTCTTCTACTCGGTTCGTTTGAGCTAGCTAGTTTTTATTTTATCTTGGTGAATATTAAAAGTAGTCGAGTAATTTTAATTTTAAGTGTACAAACTGATGAGGCTGATGCATACAACTCATTCACACCACACTTGGTTAATTGTTACAGGCCTTCTTAGGAACGGGTGCATTAATGTACCTACAGGCATGGTGTGTGGAGATGAGAGGGCCGGTGTTTGTCGCGACGTGGAGTCCATTGGCATTAATTTTCACTATCTTTTGCTCATCATTCTTCCTTGGAGAAGCCATTCACCTTGGGAGGTAATCCTTTGAAACAAAACATAAACAACTTTTATGAAGTGGAAACATACACCATGGTCGAATGACAAAGTGGAGAATATATTCTAAAGCTATTGAGAGGAGCGATGTCTATTCAGCCAAGTAAATGATATCTGCAAGGAGTGGTATGAGTTTTTAGGGGAACGTGCTGAAACCCCTAAAACCTAAGACAATACTGCTCCCCTGCCAAAAGATTGTTGACAAGATAGAAGCTGAAGCATTTTAACTATTTTAAATTAATGGCATGAATGATTGTGTTTATGATCAAAATACTGTTTGTTTTGTAGTATTTTGGGAGGAATTCTACTAGTTGGTGGACTATACAGTGTACTATGGGGTAAAAGCAAGGAAAAAGAAATTAATATGGCATTAGTGGTCCCCGAGGAAAGTCAAGTTCAAGGAGACGGAGCGGCAATACAGAAGAAACACGAAGAGGCAGAACTAACATCACAAGTTTAAAGCTTAGCTAACACATGTTAAATTGATAAGACACTTGTAAAAAAGTCAAATACACAAGATCAGTACATATGTAATATCATGGGTATTACTTGTGCACAAAAGAAGAAACCTTAAAGTATATACTTCTTGTGTTACATGTTGATTTGGATACTAATAAACGATTTTCAATATTACACTTCTAACGTTAATATAGAAGATCTGTTTTACATACGAAATGTATAATTTTGAATATATTGTTTATGATTTACGTGCTATTATAAGCTTAGCATTTTAGTTGGTATGTTCCTTCGTATAGATGGTCAAAGTACTGAATGTTTGACTAATTTTAGTGT
Coding sequences within it:
- the LOC125536728 gene encoding WAT1-related protein At5g64700-like, with amino-acid sequence MADRSKKPYVVAVAIQAIYTGLFVVSKAAFDSGINTNIFIFYRLAAATALLLPIALIDSICRRSRSTTATPAPALSCRLLFKLFLYALLGNTFTLNVYNMSLKQTSATVGSAAINSMPVATFLLAVLLRMEAVKLRNRSGLGKLTGVALCLAGVLVIAFYDGPSIRPLAHNPVFAHKPNSVSSSAAWIKGTFLLILACATWSLWIVMQVPLLKEYPNKLMATALQCLFGALQSFLVAMVVERDFTKWKLGLDIGLLAVFYSAFLGTGALMYLQAWCVEMRGPVFVATWSPLALIFTIFCSSFFLGEAIHLGSILGGILLVGGLYSVLWGKSKEKEINMALVVPEESQVQGDGAAIQKKHEEAELTSQV